The Syngnathoides biaculeatus isolate LvHL_M chromosome 6, ASM1980259v1, whole genome shotgun sequence genome has a window encoding:
- the prickle1a gene encoding prickle-like protein 1a produces the protein MSQAGGTVAASVAGYQGGAHKRDLIMEQKVSKLASGFQRSSTSDDDSGCAMEEYAWVPPGLRPEQVQLYFSCLPEDKIPYVNSPGEKFRIKQLVYQLPPHDNEIRYCQALTEEEKKELHMFSVQRKKEALGRGTPKLLPRSRLNAICEHCGESINGGEMAVFAARSGPGICWHPACFACSTCSELLVDLIYFYHNGKIHCGRHHAELLKPRCSACDEIIFADECTEAEGRHWHMKHFACFECGTVLGGQRYIMKDGRPYCCGCFESLYAEYCEACGEHIGVDNAQMTYDGLHWHATESCFSCVQCKSSLMGCPFLPHQGRIYCSKACSLGEDVHASDSSDSAFQSARSRECRRSVRMGKSSRSADQCRQSLLFSPSVNYKFPGFSGTVDENLTNKLPHFNLSDEHFWRERGEDTEQPEDQGVEWVEHEDYMTQLLLKFGENGVFRQASDSRPTDFWVAERAVKSKQESFKPGSSGGEGRGSLASKKYQADMYWAQSQDGLGDSAYGSHPGPASSRKIQELELDHRTGEAMEEESPWYRGSLECVSDEFKKKDQSVRDSTDSLALSNITGTSVDGDGRDRTLVYSMQGFHELETEDCEKTSNMGTLNSSMLHRSTNSLKSLASEREVEENAAEKEVVHRPEDRPKPHVPALRRTRSQARQQQVKFSDDVLDRYSDLQVRQPPMSERTRRRAFHFEEQGEVNHSGRSSHHHHRRRHSRKSRSDNALNLLPKERGQMGYGMDHRRNAHGPRRDQGFHGHPPAGTMSDYRLQGSAMGRFLDLCGDDDDWCSTCSSSSSDSEEEGFFLGQPIPQPRPLRHYYTEDLPSPVGGMSPPPYGHETKSKKKKGRKGKNCIIS, from the exons ATGAGCCAGGCGGGCGGGACGGTGGCGGCGTCGGTGGCTGGCTATCAAGGCGGGGCGCACAAGCGAGACTTGATCATGGAGCAGAAAGTCAGCAAACTGGCATCCGGCTTCCAACGCAGTTCTACCTCGGACGACGACTCCGGCTGCGCAATGGAGGAGTACGCCTGGGTACCACCCGGCCTACGGCCTGAGCAG GTCCAACTGTATTTCTCTTGCCTGCCTGAAGATAAAATCCCATACGTAAACAGTCCAGGGGAGAAGTTCCGAATTAAGCAGCTGGTCTACCAACTGCCGCCGCACGATAATGAG ATTCGTTACTGCCAGGCCCTGACTGAGGAAGAGAAGAAGGAGCTACATATGTTCAGTGTCCAGAGGAAGAAGGAAGCCCTAGGGAGGGGCACACCGAAACTGCTGCCCCGCAGTCGTCTGAACGCCATTTGTGAGCAT TGCGGCGAGAGCATTAACGGTGGAGAAATGGCAGTGTTCGCAGCCAGGTCGGGTCCTGGAATATGCTGGCACCCGGCGTGCTTTGCCTGCTCCACGTGCAGCGAACTGCTGGTGGATTTGATTTACTTCTACCACAATGGGAAGATCCACTGTGGAAGGCACCACGCTGAGCTCCTCAAACCTCGCTGCTCAGCCTGTGATGAG ATTATCTTTGCTGATGAGTGCACAGAGGCTGAGGGGCGTCACTGGCACATGAAGCACTTTGCCTGTTTTGAATGCGGGACAGTTCTAGGAGGCCAGCGCTATATCATGAAGGATGGACGACCCTATTGCTGTGGCTGCTTTGAGTCTCTGTACGCAGAGTACTGTGAGGCCTGTGGAGAACATATTG GTGTTGACAACGCCCAAATGACCTACGACGGTCTCCACTGGCATGCCACTGAAAGCTGTTTTAGCTGTGTCCAATGTAAGAGCTCCCTCATGGGGTGTCCATTCCTGCCACACCAGGGTCGCATCTACTGTTCCAAGGCCTGCAGCCTTGGGGAGGACGTGCACGCATCCGATTCCTCTGACTCAGCCTTCCAGTCGGCACGCTCTCGGGAGTGCCGCCGCAGCGTGCGCATGGGCAAGAGCAGCCGATCGGCCGATCAGTGCCGTCAGTCACTCCTTTTCTCGCCTTCGGTCAACTACAAGTTTCCGGGATTTAGTGGAACCGTTGACGAGAACTTGACTAACAAGCTCCCACATTTCAACTTATCCGACGAGCATTTCTGGAGGGAGCGTGGTGAGGATACAGAGCAGCCCGAGGATCAGGGTGTAGAGTGGGTGGAGCATGAGGACTACATGACTCAGTTACTGTTGAAATTCGGGGAAAATGGGGTCTTCAGACAAGCCAGTGACTCCAGACCCACAGATTTTTGGGTTGCAGAAAGAGCTGTCAAGTCAAAACAGGAGTCATTCAAACCTGGAAGCAGTGGTGGAGAAGGGAGGGGCAGCCTAGCCAGCAAGAAGTACCAGGCTGACATGTACTGGGCCCAGTCACAAGACGGGCTAGGGGACTCGGCCTACGGTAGTCACCCGGGCCCTGCAAGCAGCAGGAAGATCCAAGAGCTTGAGCTTGACCACAGAACCGGAGAAGCCATGGAAGAAGAGTCGCCGTGGTACCGTGGCTCCTTGGAGTGCGTATCGGATGAGTTCAAAAAGAAGGATCAGAGTGTCCGAGACTCCACGGACTCACTGGCCCTCTCCAATATTACTG gGACTTCCGTTGATGGTGATGGTAGAGACAGAACTCTGGTCTACTCCATGCAAGGTTTCCATGAGCTGGAGACCGAGGACTGTGAGAAAACGAGTAACATGGGAACGCTCAACTCTTCCATGTTACACAGGAGTACAAATTCCCTGAAGAGCCTTGCATCGGAGCGGGAAGTGGAGGAAAATGCTGCTGAAAAAGAGGTGGTACATCGTCCAGAGGACAGACCTAAACCGCATGTCCCTGCCCTACGGAGGACACGTTCACAAGCTAGGCAGCAGCAAGTAAAATTTTCTGACGACGTGCTAGACCGTTACAGCGATCTCCAGGTTCGACAGCCCCCGATGAGCGAACGGACTCGTCGCAGAGCATTCCACTTTGAGGAGCAGGGTGAGGTAAATCACTCTGGCCGGAGCTCCCACCACCATCACAGGAGACGTCACAGCCGCAAGTCTCGCTCTGACAACGCTCTTAACCTTTTGCCAAAAGAGAGGGGCCAAATGGGCTACGGAATGGACCACAGACGGAACGCGCACGGTCCCAGGAGAGACCAAGGTTTTCACGGACACCCACCGGCTGGCACCATGTCAGATTACAGGCTTCAGGGTTCAGCCATGGGCAGGTTCTTAGATCTGTGCGGGGATGACGATGACTGGTGCTCTACGtgctcatcctcctcctcggaTTCTGAGGAGGAGGGCTTTTTCCTAGGTCAGCCCATCCCCCAGCCCAGGCCACTTAGACACTACTATACTGAAGACTTACCCAGCCCAGTGGGAGGCATGTCTCCTCCTCCATATGGCCATGAGACTAAatccaaaaagaagaaagggCGTAAGGGTAAAAACTGTATCATTTCATAG